One stretch of Segatella copri DNA includes these proteins:
- a CDS encoding DUF4458 domain-containing protein, translating to MKTFRKYSKALLLLLVSLLTFAATSCSDDETEGWDGTYGYVQFKLSKKVSSRATRAAALDKLEKLDDAKKIKVVMEHNGTTVSQTLVLNSYNSENAEYGLRSEKLQLASGTYTVIGFYLYDAVDEELLASSAGETFTVVGGGLEVQNLMVETVERGKVKFNLVKEWEKTRAGGTEYLFSNIRLVDVSVTNLFTRETYTFPELKVKYKESSVEHQNPDNENDKYMDTGTAYCDSTVWLPAGTYQVTSYTTYGKTGAVKTKYETQPVKGKAFIVEDNQLNDTAQVPILLSKTKEYIKDYEALKAIWESLHGKEWSFYGDATFKGANWNFNKELDMWGEQPGVTLNSNGRVIGLIIAGFGAKGIVPDAIGQLTELQVLNLGSHDEKIGANIFNDYDANSLTAAKKSSMRHDYENKFLKYDPRANMSDMIVESYNSDPKVAPKNRIKKDSRINLKDAQIGTLTNKITGVSKAIYRLTKLQQFYIGNSSITADEVCAKFYNADDPVYGKFAKEFKDEDWDKMENLTDIELYNCPKISRIPDFYYNLPKLQAMNLARCKGISANQLRNDWTRLAEGKTGKTLQILYMSYNNLEEFPESSALSKMVNLGLLDLAYNNIKKLHPFGSEVALSSLYLNNNQIEEVPANLCAFTDDVESLTFAHNKLKKIPNIFDASSVREMGSVDFSYNEITGVDKSHGTYKGINAATVTLSNNKIEKFPSELFTAGSPITTIDLSGNQMRTIPKGSIKGKKAYLLQVIDLRFNKLTSLSDDFRSTTLPYITNMDLSYNCFTEVPTQPLNSAVLRAFAINHQRDENTDQRCLRTWPTGITTCPSLIQFQIGSNDIRRVEETLTSHLYILNIADNPNISIDVTSVCPYIKAGMYKLFYDKNQDIRGCDALDLEN from the coding sequence ATGAAGACATTCAGAAAATATAGTAAGGCACTCTTGTTGCTCTTGGTCTCTCTCCTGACCTTTGCAGCAACAAGTTGCTCGGATGATGAGACCGAGGGTTGGGACGGCACATACGGATATGTGCAGTTCAAGCTCAGCAAGAAGGTTTCTTCTAGAGCTACCCGTGCTGCTGCCCTTGACAAACTTGAGAAACTGGATGATGCCAAGAAAATCAAGGTGGTCATGGAGCACAACGGTACAACTGTCTCTCAGACACTGGTGCTCAATTCTTATAATTCAGAGAATGCAGAGTATGGTCTGAGAAGTGAAAAACTGCAACTCGCTTCGGGTACTTACACCGTCATCGGTTTCTATCTCTATGATGCGGTAGACGAAGAGTTGCTGGCTTCTTCTGCCGGCGAAACATTCACTGTAGTAGGTGGCGGTCTGGAAGTACAGAACCTCATGGTGGAGACTGTGGAGCGTGGTAAGGTGAAGTTCAATCTCGTGAAGGAGTGGGAGAAGACCCGTGCCGGTGGTACTGAGTATCTCTTCTCTAACATCCGTCTCGTTGATGTCAGCGTAACTAACCTCTTTACCCGTGAGACCTATACCTTCCCTGAACTGAAGGTGAAATATAAGGAGTCTAGCGTAGAGCATCAGAATCCAGACAATGAGAACGATAAGTATATGGACACAGGTACAGCTTACTGCGATTCTACCGTATGGCTGCCTGCCGGTACTTATCAGGTTACCTCTTATACCACCTACGGCAAGACAGGTGCGGTGAAGACCAAGTACGAAACCCAGCCTGTAAAGGGTAAGGCGTTTATTGTAGAGGATAATCAGCTAAATGATACAGCTCAGGTGCCTATCCTCCTTTCCAAGACAAAGGAGTATATCAAGGACTATGAGGCTTTGAAGGCTATCTGGGAATCTCTCCATGGTAAGGAGTGGAGCTTCTATGGCGATGCTACCTTCAAGGGAGCTAACTGGAACTTCAACAAGGAACTCGATATGTGGGGTGAACAGCCGGGCGTAACGCTCAACAGCAACGGCCGTGTCATCGGTCTCATCATCGCCGGTTTCGGTGCAAAGGGAATCGTACCTGATGCCATCGGACAGCTGACAGAACTCCAGGTGCTCAATCTCGGTTCTCACGATGAGAAGATTGGTGCCAACATCTTCAATGATTATGATGCAAACAGTCTGACTGCTGCAAAGAAGAGCAGCATGCGTCACGACTATGAGAACAAGTTCCTGAAGTATGACCCACGTGCCAACATGTCGGATATGATTGTAGAAAGCTACAACTCTGATCCTAAGGTGGCACCGAAGAACAGAATCAAGAAGGACAGCCGCATCAACCTGAAGGATGCGCAGATCGGTACATTGACCAACAAGATTACAGGTGTATCTAAGGCCATCTATCGCCTGACCAAGTTGCAGCAGTTCTACATCGGTAACTCTTCTATCACAGCCGATGAGGTTTGTGCGAAGTTCTACAATGCTGATGATCCTGTTTATGGTAAGTTTGCGAAGGAGTTTAAGGATGAGGATTGGGACAAGATGGAAAACCTGACCGATATCGAACTTTACAACTGTCCGAAGATCAGTCGCATTCCAGACTTCTACTATAATCTCCCTAAATTGCAGGCGATGAATCTGGCACGATGCAAGGGAATCTCAGCCAACCAGTTGAGAAACGACTGGACTCGCTTAGCTGAGGGGAAGACCGGTAAGACGCTCCAGATTCTCTATATGAGCTACAACAACCTGGAGGAGTTCCCTGAGTCATCTGCCTTGAGCAAGATGGTGAACCTCGGTCTGCTCGACCTGGCTTACAACAACATCAAGAAATTGCATCCGTTCGGTTCTGAGGTAGCGCTTTCTTCACTCTATCTGAACAACAACCAGATTGAGGAGGTTCCTGCTAATCTCTGTGCCTTTACAGATGATGTGGAGAGTCTGACCTTCGCCCACAACAAACTGAAGAAGATTCCGAATATCTTCGATGCAAGTTCGGTTCGCGAGATGGGTTCTGTAGACTTCTCTTACAACGAGATTACAGGTGTAGATAAGAGTCATGGTACCTACAAGGGTATCAATGCAGCAACCGTTACTCTGTCGAACAACAAGATAGAGAAGTTCCCTTCAGAGCTGTTTACAGCCGGTTCGCCAATCACAACCATCGATTTGAGCGGCAACCAGATGCGCACCATCCCTAAGGGTTCCATCAAGGGCAAGAAGGCTTATCTGCTGCAGGTCATCGACCTCCGATTCAACAAGTTGACATCCCTCTCTGATGACTTCCGCTCAACCACATTGCCATACATTACCAATATGGACTTGAGCTACAACTGCTTCACCGAGGTGCCAACCCAGCCATTGAACAGTGCCGTGCTCCGTGCCTTTGCCATCAACCACCAGCGTGATGAGAATACCGACCAGCGTTGCCTGCGTACATGGCCTACAGGAATCACAACCTGTCCGAGCCTGATCCAGTTCCAGATTGGTTCCAACGATATCCGTAGGGTAGAAGAGACACTGACCTCTCACCTTTATATCCTGAATATCGCAGACAACCCTAACATCTCTATCGATGTAACCAGCGTCTGCCCATACATCAAGGCAGGTATGTATAAGCTGTTCTACGACAAGAATCAGGACATCCGCGGTTGCGATGCTTTGGATCTCGAAAATTAA
- a CDS encoding BACON domain-containing protein, with amino-acid sequence MKYINKLTWLLVLGAGLMTASCSDSDDVDIPGGLAIDKEQIEIAAEGGSEQLAIAASQNWVANVDEPWLMLTPANGVGSTTATVVVDSTLMSGRRTTDIVFIGDNGQRRTVSVKQFGYGKQIDIKEPTVEIENSESYDKRAFESLISANVECKIGKIEYSFEGDMTDAEKAENESEREGWLLNSKDEDKLTGTNLGIVLDRKARPRSVKFKFRWAMNVVPAVRVAKVHLVPVKAEDQLVDADGNPTDDVILTVRQKAAPKIEDNRAGDSLSVIMINQKLGSIATFDSSDNMRNWSGVTLWEATDAFVKDHPEALGRVRSVKFSMFNLKSGETLPKEVGNLKFLESFSVAANENNQIREVNLGDEICSLKYLKNLTVQAYGLTQLPANFVNLGKSLETLNLVSNNFNKLSDITNIVNEKNFPKLRNLILYAQRRTDVVTNIASLGEMNASGVYVYNNYPIGLYGKVNAGTADRQALLKLLTWEKLNSLELSYCFLEGELPTDEEMTEALEAAGKATRYSRADFSTNKADYLDKLVGDTCKWLLSGWDNPVTCKHKDGSVVYEDVYPLQVPRVLPNCRQLSLNLNFLTGAVPKWILYHPHLVEWTPSIMIFNQQPKGKNSDGAAVGFSNMTEDSYSYDYYYGISDPGSKWEVPGVAYPLYYRKYVAAGDINEAALMAKYRRTKKK; translated from the coding sequence ATGAAATATATTAATAAACTTACATGGCTCCTCGTTCTGGGTGCAGGTCTGATGACTGCATCCTGCAGCGATAGCGATGATGTAGATATCCCAGGCGGACTCGCCATCGACAAGGAGCAGATTGAAATAGCAGCTGAGGGCGGTAGCGAACAGCTTGCCATTGCTGCCTCACAGAATTGGGTGGCTAACGTGGATGAGCCTTGGCTGATGCTCACTCCTGCCAATGGCGTGGGTTCTACTACTGCAACTGTGGTAGTTGACTCTACTCTGATGAGCGGACGCCGTACTACCGATATCGTCTTTATCGGCGATAACGGTCAGCGCCGCACCGTTTCCGTAAAACAGTTTGGTTATGGTAAGCAGATTGACATCAAGGAACCAACTGTAGAAATCGAAAATTCAGAATCATACGATAAGCGTGCTTTCGAGAGTTTGATTTCTGCCAATGTGGAATGCAAAATCGGTAAGATAGAGTATTCTTTCGAGGGTGATATGACTGATGCCGAGAAGGCAGAAAACGAGAGCGAGCGTGAAGGTTGGCTTCTGAATAGTAAGGATGAGGATAAACTGACAGGTACCAATCTCGGAATCGTACTTGATAGAAAGGCGCGTCCTCGCAGCGTGAAGTTCAAGTTCCGCTGGGCGATGAACGTGGTTCCTGCCGTTCGTGTGGCTAAGGTTCATCTCGTGCCAGTCAAGGCTGAAGACCAGCTGGTAGATGCTGATGGCAATCCTACAGATGATGTCATCCTGACCGTTCGTCAGAAGGCAGCACCTAAGATTGAGGACAACCGTGCCGGTGACTCTCTCTCTGTCATCATGATCAACCAGAAACTGGGTAGCATTGCTACCTTCGATTCCAGCGATAACATGCGCAACTGGAGCGGCGTAACGCTCTGGGAAGCTACTGATGCTTTTGTGAAGGATCATCCTGAGGCTTTAGGACGAGTACGTTCTGTCAAGTTCAGCATGTTCAACCTCAAGAGTGGCGAAACTCTTCCTAAGGAAGTGGGCAACCTCAAGTTCCTGGAGTCATTCTCTGTTGCTGCCAACGAGAACAACCAGATTCGTGAGGTGAACCTTGGTGATGAAATCTGCTCGCTGAAGTATCTGAAGAATCTTACCGTTCAGGCTTACGGTCTGACTCAGTTGCCTGCTAACTTTGTTAATCTGGGCAAGAGTCTTGAAACGCTCAATCTGGTAAGTAACAACTTCAACAAGTTGTCGGATATCACCAATATCGTCAACGAGAAGAACTTCCCTAAGTTGCGCAATCTCATCCTCTACGCACAGCGCCGTACGGATGTTGTCACCAACATCGCTTCGCTGGGCGAAATGAATGCATCAGGCGTCTATGTTTATAATAACTATCCTATCGGATTGTATGGTAAGGTAAATGCCGGAACCGCAGACCGCCAGGCGCTTCTGAAGCTCCTTACATGGGAAAAATTGAATTCCCTGGAGTTGTCATACTGCTTCCTGGAGGGTGAACTTCCAACAGATGAAGAGATGACTGAAGCTTTGGAGGCTGCCGGCAAGGCTACCCGCTACAGCAGGGCAGACTTCTCTACCAATAAGGCTGATTATCTCGACAAACTGGTAGGTGATACCTGTAAATGGTTGCTCTCTGGCTGGGATAATCCAGTAACTTGCAAGCACAAGGATGGTTCTGTAGTTTATGAGGATGTTTATCCTCTCCAGGTGCCACGTGTATTGCCAAACTGCCGTCAGTTGTCGCTCAACCTTAACTTCCTGACTGGTGCGGTGCCAAAGTGGATTCTTTATCATCCACATCTGGTAGAATGGACTCCTTCTATCATGATCTTCAACCAGCAGCCTAAGGGTAAGAACAGCGATGGCGCTGCCGTTGGTTTCTCTAATATGACAGAAGACAGCTACAGCTACGACTACTATTACGGAATCAGCGACCCAGGTAGCAAGTGGGAGGTTCCGGGTGTAGCTTATCCGCTCTACTACCGCAAATACGTGGCAGCAGGCGATATTAATGAAGCTGCGCTGATGGCTAAGTACAGGAGAACTAAGAAAAAGTAA
- a CDS encoding subtilase family N-terminal domain-containing protein has protein sequence MKKKFFYIAMVALALTGCSDSLSTIGSSDGNSEITIPADAAAGELLIKFSPEMSDILDQAQLGKTRAGKATRSGIPSTDEVLDILGSYSFERVFPVDANTEARTREAGLHLWYTVKFNKGTDLKAAAERLKQLGEISKVQTNGRIKRAYNTDSKRIYLSDKALQQKATRSAADDFPNDPGFASQWHYRNLGEGNYDFENLNNNHVGAKAGCDVNALEAWKTCTGDPSIIVAILDEGVMYTHPDLAANMWCNPGESVQGAQTDGDGNGYEGDLHGYNFVTESGDITWTDANDSGHGTHVAGTIAAVNNNGKGVCGVAGGDGTPNSGVKIMSCQVFSGQNSVTLAGEARAIKYAADNGAVILQCSWGYNSSESSIINGYTPGPATEKEWAETYPLEKEALDYFINNAGSPNGVIDGGIPVFAAGNEYAGNPAFPGAYSKCVCVSSVAADYTPACYTDFGSLVTLSAPGGDLEYYSKIGEQEDEYWAETTEQKGAVLSTMIKNGQPAYGYMEGTSMACPHVSGVAALGLAYAAKTNRHYRAADFVALMKKSVKELDSHYQNGATKTYYMNHTTVGASPEIVQLSKYIGKMGAGLIDAAQLLNYIKNKEFSSDMKLPNVYVGIEKTVSLNLAAYFAGQTEDFSCSVVNGNVASASVEGKTLTVKGLAAGSTSLTVTAADGTRQTVVVTVRKSAGNNGWM, from the coding sequence ATGAAGAAAAAGTTTTTCTATATAGCAATGGTCGCATTGGCATTGACGGGCTGTTCTGACAGCCTGTCAACCATCGGCTCTTCTGACGGCAATTCAGAAATCACCATCCCTGCAGATGCTGCGGCGGGTGAGTTGCTGATTAAGTTCAGTCCGGAAATGAGCGATATCCTCGACCAGGCACAACTGGGCAAGACTCGCGCCGGAAAGGCTACCCGTTCGGGTATTCCTTCTACCGACGAGGTGCTCGACATCCTGGGAAGTTACAGCTTCGAGCGTGTGTTCCCGGTAGATGCAAATACTGAGGCAAGAACCCGTGAGGCGGGTCTTCACCTCTGGTATACGGTGAAGTTTAACAAGGGTACAGACCTGAAGGCGGCTGCCGAGCGCCTGAAGCAGTTGGGTGAAATCTCAAAGGTTCAGACCAACGGTCGCATCAAGCGTGCTTACAATACCGACAGCAAGCGTATCTATCTCAGCGATAAGGCACTTCAGCAGAAGGCTACCCGTTCTGCTGCCGATGACTTCCCTAATGACCCAGGCTTTGCCAGCCAGTGGCACTACCGTAACCTGGGCGAGGGCAACTATGATTTTGAGAACCTCAACAATAATCACGTGGGTGCTAAGGCTGGATGTGACGTGAATGCACTTGAGGCATGGAAGACCTGCACAGGCGATCCTTCTATCATCGTGGCTATTCTTGATGAGGGCGTGATGTATACGCATCCTGATTTGGCAGCCAACATGTGGTGCAACCCGGGCGAAAGTGTTCAGGGCGCCCAGACCGATGGTGATGGCAACGGATACGAAGGTGACCTTCACGGTTATAACTTCGTAACCGAGAGCGGCGATATTACCTGGACTGATGCCAATGACTCTGGTCATGGTACTCACGTAGCTGGTACCATTGCTGCCGTAAATAATAATGGTAAAGGTGTTTGCGGTGTAGCCGGTGGTGACGGAACTCCTAACTCTGGTGTCAAGATTATGTCTTGTCAGGTATTCTCCGGTCAGAACAGTGTAACCTTGGCAGGCGAGGCGAGAGCCATCAAGTATGCTGCCGATAATGGTGCAGTCATCCTGCAGTGCAGTTGGGGTTACAACTCTTCAGAGTCTAGCATCATCAACGGTTATACTCCGGGTCCTGCTACCGAGAAGGAATGGGCAGAGACCTATCCGCTGGAGAAGGAGGCTTTGGATTACTTCATCAACAATGCCGGTTCGCCTAATGGTGTCATCGACGGTGGTATTCCAGTCTTCGCAGCCGGTAATGAGTATGCTGGCAATCCTGCTTTCCCAGGTGCTTACTCTAAGTGCGTCTGCGTATCTTCAGTAGCTGCCGACTATACTCCAGCCTGCTACACCGATTTCGGTTCGCTCGTAACCCTGAGCGCTCCTGGTGGCGACTTGGAATATTACAGCAAGATTGGCGAACAGGAAGATGAATACTGGGCAGAGACAACAGAACAGAAAGGTGCTGTGCTCTCTACGATGATCAAGAACGGTCAGCCTGCTTACGGCTATATGGAGGGAACCTCTATGGCTTGTCCTCACGTTTCGGGTGTGGCTGCCTTGGGTCTCGCTTATGCAGCCAAGACGAACCGTCATTATCGTGCTGCCGACTTCGTAGCCCTGATGAAGAAATCAGTAAAGGAACTGGATAGTCATTATCAGAATGGTGCAACCAAGACCTACTATATGAACCATACTACCGTAGGTGCTTCGCCTGAGATCGTACAGCTCTCTAAGTACATCGGCAAGATGGGTGCTGGTCTGATTGATGCAGCTCAGCTCTTGAATTACATCAAGAACAAGGAATTCAGTTCTGATATGAAGTTGCCTAACGTGTATGTGGGCATCGAGAAGACTGTTTCTCTCAACCTCGCTGCATATTTCGCAGGTCAGACAGAGGACTTCTCTTGCTCAGTAGTGAATGGCAACGTAGCTTCTGCTTCGGTAGAAGGCAAAACGCT